Proteins encoded within one genomic window of Lysinibacillus sphaericus:
- the rimP gene encoding ribosome maturation factor RimP, which produces MSKVPSLIEELATPIVEELNLELVNVEFVKEGRNWFLRVYVDTPEGGIDIGQCAQVSERLCLLLDEKDPITQNYYLEVSSPGAERPLKKDTDFKKAVGKFIYVKTYEPIKDMKEFQGYLTSYDEHTLVMEVPIKTRKITVTIEQEKIALARLAIDFSA; this is translated from the coding sequence ATGAGCAAAGTACCATCTTTAATTGAAGAACTTGCTACACCGATTGTCGAAGAGTTAAATCTTGAGTTGGTGAATGTTGAGTTTGTGAAAGAAGGACGTAACTGGTTTTTACGTGTTTATGTAGATACACCTGAGGGTGGAATTGACATTGGCCAATGTGCTCAAGTTAGTGAACGACTTTGTTTACTGTTGGATGAAAAAGATCCTATTACACAAAATTATTATTTAGAGGTATCTTCACCAGGTGCAGAACGTCCATTAAAAAAAGATACTGATTTTAAAAAAGCCGTTGGCAAATTTATTTATGTGAAAACCTATGAGCCCATTAAGGACATGAAGGAATTCCAAGGCTACTTAACGTCATACGATGAACATACATTAGTGATGGAAGTACCTATTAAAACACGCAAAATTACAGTAACAATTGAACAGGAAAAAATCGCTTTGGCACGACTTGCCATCGATTTTTCAGCATAA
- a CDS encoding PolC-type DNA polymerase III yields MEQQQEARQRFQMLLQQLELTEDVYMSFFEEGELARLTVHKKNRLWHFNIKLRGILPFPLYQLFRTHLAEKFAAIAQIETTFETVEKNVTEELIQAYWLTIVEQIDDMAPTLKNCLVSQIPMWNGQKITLSCVQEMELMMLKTKYAEKLALSYSQFGFPQIAFDFMLQEETEEMREAQEAFIEQKRLEEAAMAQQAMQDFQKREQDKKDNPALAALGDRPFQLGMQIKDDEIMEIKRIVEEERRVIIEGFVFDTEIKELKSGRSLLQIKITDYTDSIVVKMFSRDNDDAELMQHLKKGMWVKVRGSVQTDTFIRDLIVMANDINEIKKETRQDKAPEGEKRVELHLHTPMSQMDAVTPVDRLVAQAAKWGHPAIAITDHAVVQSFPEAYSAGKKHGIKIIYGLEANLVDDGVPIAYASEHRALDDATYVVFDVETTGLSTAYDTIIELAAVKIKGGHVIDKYESFANPHHALSATTIELTGITDEMVRNAPEVEQVIHEFHAFIEDAIVVAHNASFDMGFLYTGYKKYGLEDTIHPVIDTLELARLLHPTMKNHRLNTLCKKFGIELTQHHRAIYDTEATGYLLLHLLKEADELGIKYHDDFNKHIGGGDAYKKARPMHCTILAVNNDGLKNLFKLVSHSHTKTFYRVPRVTRATLEQYRQGLLVGSGCSNGELFETMMNKSPEEAEQIARFYDYIEVQPKAVYAPLIERNVVRDEWTIEDIIRKLVKLGKKMDKPVVATGNVHYLDPNDAMFRQILIGSQGGANILNRSKLPAVHFRTTDEMLQEFDFLGPDLAKEIVVTNPQKIADMIDDVKPIKDDLYTPKIEGSDDEVTNLTYEMAHRIYGEELPEIVKARIEKELKSILGHGFGVIYLISAKLVKKSLADGYLVGSRGSVGSSLVATFMEITEVNPLPPHYICPNCKHSEFFNDGSVSSGYDLPNKDCTECGTPYKKDGQDIPFETFLGFKGDKVPDIDLNFSGEYQPQAHNYTKVLFGEDYVFRAGTIGTVAEKTAYGYVKGYASDNNLHFRGAEVDRLVQGCTGVKRTTGQHPGGIIVVPDYMDIYDFSPVQFPADAQDSEWRTTHFDFHSIHDNILKLDILGHDDPTVIRMLQDLSGIDPKTIPTDDPVVMKIFSSPESLGVTEKQIGCKTGTLGIPEFGTRFVRQMLEDTKPSTFSELVQISGLSHGTDVWLGNAQELIQNGTCVLKEVIGCRDDIMVYLIYQGLEPSLAFKIMESVRKGKGLSEEFEAEMLANKVPAWYIESCKKIKYMFPKAHAAAYVLMAVRIAWFKVHFPILYYAAYFTVRADDFDLIAMTQGSQMIRARIDEINMKGLDASTKEKNLLTVMELALEMCERGMSFQKVDLYRSQASEFIIDGNSLIPPFDAIPGLGTNVAKTIVAARENGEFLSKEDLQQRGRVSKTLIEYMDQLGCLEGMPDANQLSLF; encoded by the coding sequence TTGGAACAGCAACAAGAAGCAAGACAAAGATTTCAAATGCTCTTGCAACAACTAGAGTTAACAGAAGATGTTTATATGTCCTTTTTTGAAGAAGGCGAATTAGCCCGTCTTACTGTGCATAAAAAAAATAGACTCTGGCATTTTAATATTAAATTACGTGGCATACTTCCATTTCCGTTATATCAACTATTTCGTACACATCTAGCTGAAAAATTCGCTGCTATAGCCCAAATCGAAACAACTTTTGAAACAGTTGAAAAAAATGTTACGGAAGAGCTGATTCAAGCGTATTGGTTAACCATTGTTGAGCAAATCGACGATATGGCACCAACCTTAAAAAATTGCCTTGTATCGCAAATACCGATGTGGAATGGGCAAAAAATTACGTTATCCTGCGTGCAGGAAATGGAACTGATGATGCTGAAAACGAAATATGCGGAAAAGCTAGCTCTTAGCTACAGTCAATTTGGATTTCCGCAAATTGCCTTTGATTTTATGCTGCAAGAGGAAACAGAAGAAATGCGTGAAGCCCAAGAAGCTTTTATCGAGCAAAAACGTTTAGAAGAAGCAGCGATGGCTCAACAAGCAATGCAAGACTTCCAAAAGCGTGAACAGGACAAAAAGGACAATCCGGCATTGGCAGCCCTCGGTGATCGTCCATTTCAGCTCGGTATGCAAATTAAAGACGATGAAATTATGGAAATTAAGCGCATAGTGGAAGAGGAACGTCGTGTTATTATTGAAGGGTTTGTGTTCGATACCGAAATTAAAGAGTTAAAAAGTGGACGCTCACTTCTACAAATTAAAATTACGGACTATACGGATTCAATTGTTGTAAAAATGTTCTCACGGGATAACGATGATGCGGAATTGATGCAGCATTTGAAAAAGGGTATGTGGGTGAAAGTACGTGGCTCGGTTCAAACTGATACCTTTATTCGTGATTTAATTGTGATGGCAAATGATATTAATGAAATTAAAAAAGAAACACGACAAGACAAGGCGCCAGAAGGTGAAAAACGAGTAGAGCTCCATTTGCACACACCGATGAGTCAAATGGATGCAGTTACACCGGTAGATAGGTTAGTGGCTCAAGCGGCGAAATGGGGTCATCCAGCGATTGCGATAACGGATCATGCGGTCGTGCAGTCGTTCCCAGAGGCTTATAGTGCGGGCAAAAAACATGGCATAAAAATAATTTACGGTTTAGAAGCTAATTTAGTCGATGACGGTGTACCGATTGCGTATGCTTCTGAGCATCGTGCATTAGACGATGCGACCTATGTGGTGTTTGACGTCGAAACGACAGGGCTTTCTACTGCTTACGATACAATCATAGAGCTTGCAGCAGTAAAAATTAAAGGCGGACATGTGATTGACAAATACGAAAGTTTTGCAAATCCACATCATGCATTGTCTGCAACAACAATCGAATTGACCGGCATCACAGATGAGATGGTTCGCAATGCGCCAGAAGTGGAGCAAGTGATTCATGAGTTCCATGCCTTTATAGAAGACGCAATCGTAGTGGCACACAATGCCTCTTTTGATATGGGCTTCCTCTATACTGGTTATAAAAAGTACGGTCTAGAAGATACGATTCACCCAGTAATCGATACTCTAGAACTTGCTCGTTTGCTCCATCCTACGATGAAAAATCATCGTTTAAATACATTATGTAAAAAATTCGGCATTGAATTAACGCAACATCATCGCGCCATTTATGATACGGAAGCAACAGGTTACTTATTATTGCATCTGTTAAAAGAAGCGGATGAACTCGGCATTAAATATCACGATGATTTCAATAAGCATATTGGCGGCGGTGATGCCTATAAAAAAGCGCGCCCGATGCATTGTACGATTTTAGCAGTTAATAATGACGGTTTAAAAAATCTATTTAAGCTTGTGTCTCATTCGCATACAAAAACTTTCTATCGTGTCCCTCGTGTAACACGCGCGACGTTGGAACAATATCGACAAGGACTGTTAGTTGGTTCCGGCTGTAGTAATGGCGAATTGTTTGAGACGATGATGAATAAATCACCTGAGGAAGCGGAACAAATCGCAAGGTTTTACGATTATATTGAAGTACAACCGAAGGCTGTATATGCTCCGTTAATTGAACGAAATGTCGTGCGCGATGAATGGACTATTGAGGATATTATTCGCAAGCTTGTGAAACTTGGCAAGAAGATGGATAAGCCTGTAGTTGCTACAGGAAATGTTCATTACCTCGATCCGAACGATGCTATGTTTAGACAGATACTGATTGGTTCTCAAGGTGGCGCCAATATTTTAAATCGATCCAAGCTGCCAGCGGTTCATTTTCGCACGACGGACGAGATGTTGCAAGAGTTCGATTTTTTAGGTCCTGATCTTGCAAAAGAAATCGTCGTTACAAACCCGCAAAAAATTGCGGATATGATTGACGATGTAAAGCCGATTAAGGATGACTTATATACACCTAAAATTGAAGGTTCTGATGATGAAGTAACCAATTTAACGTATGAGATGGCCCATCGTATCTATGGTGAAGAATTACCAGAAATCGTTAAAGCTCGTATTGAGAAAGAGCTAAAGTCAATTTTAGGGCATGGATTTGGTGTGATTTACCTAATTTCTGCAAAGCTTGTGAAAAAGTCACTTGCGGATGGCTATTTAGTAGGTTCTCGTGGTTCCGTTGGTTCTTCATTAGTGGCAACCTTTATGGAAATTACGGAGGTAAACCCGTTACCACCGCATTATATTTGTCCAAATTGTAAGCATTCAGAGTTTTTCAATGACGGTTCTGTTAGCTCCGGCTATGACCTACCGAACAAAGATTGTACGGAATGTGGCACACCTTATAAAAAAGATGGACAAGATATTCCATTCGAAACTTTCCTTGGTTTTAAAGGAGATAAAGTACCTGATATCGATTTGAATTTCTCAGGTGAATACCAACCGCAAGCCCACAACTATACAAAAGTACTGTTTGGTGAAGATTATGTGTTCCGTGCTGGAACAATCGGTACTGTTGCAGAGAAAACAGCATATGGTTACGTTAAAGGCTATGCGAGCGACAATAACCTTCATTTCCGAGGTGCTGAAGTAGACCGTTTAGTACAGGGTTGTACAGGTGTTAAACGAACAACAGGTCAACATCCAGGTGGGATTATCGTTGTACCAGATTATATGGATATTTATGATTTCTCACCAGTGCAGTTCCCAGCGGATGCACAAGATTCGGAGTGGCGAACAACACACTTTGATTTCCACTCCATTCATGACAATATTTTAAAACTCGATATTCTTGGACACGATGATCCGACTGTTATTCGTATGTTACAAGATCTATCTGGCATTGATCCGAAAACAATTCCAACCGATGATCCGGTTGTTATGAAAATTTTTAGTTCACCTGAATCGCTAGGTGTGACAGAAAAGCAAATTGGGTGTAAGACCGGAACACTAGGCATTCCGGAATTTGGTACTCGATTTGTTCGCCAAATGCTAGAAGATACGAAACCATCAACATTTTCGGAGCTTGTGCAAATTTCTGGTCTATCACACGGAACAGACGTATGGCTTGGTAATGCACAGGAGCTGATACAAAATGGTACATGTGTATTAAAAGAAGTAATCGGCTGTCGCGATGACATTATGGTGTATTTAATTTACCAAGGGCTTGAACCATCTCTAGCGTTTAAAATTATGGAGTCTGTGCGTAAAGGGAAGGGCTTATCAGAGGAATTTGAAGCAGAGATGTTAGCAAATAAAGTGCCTGCTTGGTATATCGAATCATGTAAAAAGATTAAATACATGTTCCCTAAAGCCCATGCCGCTGCTTACGTTTTAATGGCAGTACGTATTGCTTGGTTTAAAGTGCATTTCCCAATCTTGTATTATGCTGCCTACTTTACCGTAAGGGCAGATGATTTTGATTTAATCGCGATGACGCAAGGTTCCCAAATGATTCGTGCAAGAATCGATGAAATTAATATGAAGGGCTTAGATGCTTCGACGAAAGAGAAAAACTTACTGACAGTAATGGAACTTGCACTGGAGATGTGCGAGCGTGGCATGAGCTTCCAAAAGGTGGACTTATATCGTTCACAGGCTAGTGAGTTTATTATTGATGGCAATTCTTTAATACCGCCATTCGATGCGATTCCTGGACTCGGCACGAACGTAGCCAAAACCATTGTAGCGGCACGTGAAAATGGCGAGTTCTTATCCAAAGAAGATTTACAGCAACGTGGACGTGTATCGAAAACATTAATTGAGTATATGGATCAATTAGGTTGTTTAGAAGGTATGCCTGATGCGAACCAGTTATCGCTCTTCTAA
- a CDS encoding proline--tRNA ligase, protein MKQSKTFIPTLREVPADADVKSHKQLLRAGFIRQNTSGVYSYLPLAKRVLTKIENIIREEMEAINSIELLMPALQSAELWQESGRWEKYGPELMRLKDRHDRDFALGPTHEEVITTLVRDEIKSYKKLPLTLYQIQTKFRDEKRPRFGLLRGREFIMKDAYSFHASRESLDETYEDMYRAYSNIFSRLGLNYRAVIADAGSIGGKGTHEFMVLSEIGEDTIAYSDTSDYAANIEMAEVTVEYQPANEALKDLEKVATPDQKTIEEVSAFLQVAPSNVIKSLVFNVDGELVVVLARGDHEINDIKLKNALDAGSVELADEAAIRQLLGCGVGSIGPVKLPVEVKVVADHAIKSIRNGVAGANDDGFHLVNVNPERDFAVNEYLDIRFIQVGDPSPDGQGIIKFAEGIEVGHIFKLGTTYSEKMNGTFLDEQGKAQPFIMGCYGIGVSRILAAVAEHFQDENGFTWPIQLAPYDIHVVPVNTKDETQVSLANELYGLLKSYRYDVLLDDRAERAGVKFADADLIGLPVRVTVGKKATEGVVEVKFRQTGETFEWKKEEVIDRLNEFFRKN, encoded by the coding sequence ATGAAGCAAAGTAAAACATTTATCCCAACGCTACGTGAAGTACCTGCTGATGCAGATGTAAAATCACATAAGCAATTATTACGTGCAGGGTTTATTCGTCAAAATACAAGTGGGGTATATTCGTATTTACCGCTTGCAAAACGTGTGTTAACAAAAATCGAAAATATTATTCGCGAAGAGATGGAAGCCATCAATTCTATCGAATTATTAATGCCTGCATTGCAATCTGCTGAATTATGGCAAGAATCCGGCCGTTGGGAAAAATACGGTCCAGAACTAATGCGATTAAAAGATCGCCACGATCGTGACTTTGCCTTAGGACCAACACATGAAGAGGTCATTACAACTTTAGTACGTGATGAAATTAAATCATATAAAAAATTACCATTAACACTCTATCAAATTCAAACTAAATTCCGCGATGAAAAACGCCCGCGTTTTGGCTTATTACGAGGAAGAGAGTTTATTATGAAAGATGCTTATTCTTTCCATGCTTCACGGGAAAGCTTAGATGAAACATATGAGGATATGTACCGCGCTTACTCTAATATTTTCTCGCGTCTTGGTTTAAACTATCGTGCAGTTATTGCCGATGCTGGTTCAATTGGTGGTAAAGGTACACATGAATTTATGGTACTTTCTGAAATTGGGGAAGATACAATTGCATACTCTGATACATCCGATTATGCGGCAAACATTGAGATGGCAGAAGTCACTGTAGAGTATCAACCAGCCAATGAAGCATTAAAAGATCTTGAAAAAGTAGCAACACCAGATCAAAAAACAATTGAAGAAGTATCTGCATTTTTACAAGTAGCACCTTCAAATGTTATTAAATCATTAGTATTTAATGTTGATGGCGAATTAGTGGTAGTCCTTGCTCGTGGCGATCACGAAATTAACGATATTAAACTGAAAAATGCGCTAGATGCTGGTTCTGTAGAACTTGCTGACGAAGCAGCTATTCGTCAATTGCTAGGCTGTGGCGTAGGTTCAATCGGCCCTGTAAAATTACCTGTAGAGGTCAAAGTTGTTGCAGATCATGCGATTAAATCAATTCGTAACGGGGTAGCGGGTGCTAATGACGACGGCTTCCACTTAGTAAATGTTAACCCAGAGCGAGATTTTGCTGTCAACGAATACTTGGATATTCGTTTTATCCAAGTAGGAGACCCATCTCCTGATGGACAAGGTATCATTAAATTTGCAGAAGGTATCGAGGTTGGTCATATTTTCAAATTAGGTACTACCTATTCTGAAAAAATGAATGGAACATTTTTAGATGAGCAAGGAAAGGCACAGCCGTTTATTATGGGTTGCTATGGTATTGGTGTGTCACGTATTTTAGCTGCCGTAGCTGAACATTTCCAAGATGAAAATGGTTTTACTTGGCCAATACAACTAGCTCCGTATGACATTCATGTTGTACCTGTTAATACGAAAGATGAAACACAAGTTTCATTAGCAAATGAGTTATATGGCTTATTAAAATCATATCGCTATGATGTACTATTAGATGATCGTGCGGAACGTGCAGGTGTTAAGTTTGCAGATGCAGATTTAATAGGTTTACCAGTTCGTGTAACAGTCGGTAAAAAGGCAACAGAAGGTGTTGTCGAAGTGAAATTCCGTCAAACAGGTGAAACATTTGAATGGAAAAAAGAAGAAGTCATTGATCGTTTAAATGAATTTTTCCGCAAAAATTAA
- the rseP gene encoding RIP metalloprotease RseP: MQTAIAFILIFGLLVFFHELGHFLFAKRAGIMVREFAIGMGPKIYGKTHGETIYTVRLLPIGGYVRMAGEDMDGIELQPGYRVGLIVDEDNIAKKIIFNQNNRQLPDLLFLEVERADLERELFIEGYDEEENLVRYSVARDCVVVENGRETVIAPYDRQFNAKTVGQRAMTIFAGPLFNFILAFFIYLLIGLINGVPTYEPIITEVVANDPAAQAGMLAGDKVTSIDGQAVEKWQDLAAIVQNRPNQEINVTVERGGQIENLNMTVKAVKQKGETFGQIGVKYESPRVYNPLKAVVYGAQETYNMTVKIFELLGMLITGQFTIDALSGPVGIYKTTEEVATYGIFALINFAAMLSINLGIMNLLPLPALDGGRLLFFGYEALRGKPIDRQKEGMVHFVGIVLLMILMVVVTWNDIQRFFF, translated from the coding sequence ATGCAAACAGCCATTGCATTTATTTTAATATTTGGCTTGCTCGTGTTCTTCCATGAACTTGGTCACTTCCTATTTGCAAAGCGTGCAGGAATTATGGTGCGTGAATTTGCAATCGGCATGGGTCCGAAAATTTATGGCAAGACGCATGGGGAAACAATTTATACAGTCCGTTTATTGCCAATCGGTGGATATGTCCGCATGGCAGGCGAAGATATGGATGGTATTGAATTACAGCCTGGCTACCGTGTAGGGCTTATTGTCGATGAAGATAATATCGCCAAAAAAATTATCTTCAATCAAAATAATAGACAATTACCAGATTTATTATTTTTAGAGGTGGAACGAGCTGATTTAGAACGAGAATTATTTATTGAAGGCTATGATGAGGAAGAAAATTTAGTTCGTTACAGTGTTGCAAGAGATTGTGTTGTTGTAGAAAATGGCAGAGAAACCGTAATCGCGCCATATGATCGTCAATTTAACGCAAAAACCGTTGGGCAACGTGCAATGACCATTTTTGCAGGACCATTATTTAACTTTATATTAGCCTTTTTCATCTATTTGCTTATTGGTTTAATAAACGGTGTACCAACATACGAGCCGATTATTACAGAAGTGGTAGCAAATGATCCAGCAGCACAAGCTGGGATGCTTGCAGGGGATAAGGTGACTTCGATTGATGGACAAGCAGTTGAAAAGTGGCAAGATTTAGCTGCCATTGTACAGAATCGCCCGAATCAAGAAATCAATGTAACGGTTGAGCGTGGTGGGCAAATCGAAAACCTCAATATGACAGTGAAAGCAGTGAAGCAGAAAGGCGAGACGTTTGGACAAATTGGTGTGAAGTATGAAAGTCCGCGTGTTTATAACCCATTAAAAGCAGTGGTATACGGAGCTCAAGAAACGTATAATATGACGGTTAAAATCTTTGAATTACTAGGTATGCTTATTACAGGACAATTTACTATTGATGCATTATCAGGACCTGTAGGGATTTATAAAACAACGGAAGAAGTGGCGACATATGGCATTTTCGCCCTAATCAATTTTGCTGCTATGCTAAGTATCAACCTTGGTATTATGAACCTATTACCTCTTCCAGCATTAGATGGTGGCCGATTATTGTTCTTTGGCTATGAGGCTTTAAGAGGCAAACCAATTGATCGTCAAAAAGAAGGAATGGTGCACTTTGTAGGTATCGTCTTGCTGATGATATTAATGGTGGTTGTAACGTGGAACGATATCCAACGTTTCTTCTTCTAG
- the dxr gene encoding 1-deoxy-D-xylulose-5-phosphate reductoisomerase has product MKKISLLGATGSIGWQTYDILKEQRDAFHLVAFSSGKNIEKTREMIETLKPELVSVQLEEDALILAKDYPQVHFTFGAKGLVEVATHPESTVLVNAVLGSVGLESTLAAIRMGKTIAIANKETLVTAGHLVMAEAKKYNATILPVDSEHSAIFQSMNGENPKNIERLIITASGGSFRDKTREELKHVTVADALNHPNWSMGAKITIDSATMMNKGLEVIEAHVLFDMPYDKIDVLLHRESIIHSLVEYHDTSVIAQLGTPDMRVPIQYALSYPDRMPLQNGQRLNLAQIGQLHFKEMDFERYPALRLAFEAGRTGGTILTAMNAANEAAVAAFLQGKITFLEIDAIIERIMQAHNNVSVPDLQTILHVDRETRKIVLDMVK; this is encoded by the coding sequence GTGAAAAAAATTAGTTTATTGGGTGCAACTGGTTCTATCGGTTGGCAAACCTATGATATTTTAAAAGAACAACGTGATGCATTTCATCTTGTAGCGTTTTCTTCAGGAAAAAACATAGAAAAAACACGTGAAATGATAGAGACTTTAAAGCCTGAACTGGTATCGGTTCAGCTTGAGGAAGATGCACTTATTCTCGCAAAAGACTACCCGCAAGTACACTTTACATTTGGTGCAAAAGGGCTTGTAGAGGTTGCTACACATCCTGAATCGACGGTGCTCGTGAATGCAGTGCTCGGTAGTGTTGGTCTTGAATCGACACTAGCTGCTATTCGTATGGGCAAAACAATTGCGATTGCCAATAAAGAGACGCTTGTCACAGCAGGTCATTTAGTTATGGCAGAAGCAAAAAAATACAATGCTACAATTTTACCAGTGGATAGTGAGCATTCGGCTATTTTCCAATCGATGAATGGCGAAAACCCGAAAAATATTGAGCGTTTAATCATTACAGCTTCTGGAGGAAGTTTCCGCGACAAAACACGTGAGGAGTTAAAACATGTTACGGTTGCCGATGCACTTAATCATCCGAACTGGTCAATGGGTGCAAAAATTACGATAGATTCAGCTACTATGATGAATAAAGGGCTTGAAGTAATCGAAGCACATGTTTTATTTGATATGCCTTATGATAAAATTGATGTACTTTTACACAGAGAAAGTATTATTCACTCTCTTGTTGAGTATCATGATACTAGCGTAATTGCTCAGCTTGGTACGCCGGACATGCGTGTACCAATCCAATATGCATTAAGCTATCCAGATCGTATGCCGCTCCAAAATGGACAACGTCTTAATTTAGCGCAAATTGGTCAACTGCATTTTAAAGAAATGGATTTTGAACGGTATCCTGCGTTGCGCTTAGCATTCGAAGCAGGGCGTACAGGCGGTACCATTTTAACGGCAATGAATGCTGCGAATGAAGCGGCAGTTGCAGCATTTTTACAAGGGAAAATAACGTTCCTTGAAATTGATGCAATAATTGAACGGATCATGCAGGCACACAATAATGTATCCGTGCCAGATTTGCAAACAATTTTACATGTGGACAGAGAAACAAGAAAAATAGTGTTAGACATGGTAAAATAA
- a CDS encoding phosphatidate cytidylyltransferase — protein MKQRIITAIIAAALFIPFVIYGKVPFTLLVLAMAVVGFYEILKMKGISIFSVPGMIGLLTLIMLVIPKDWANEVVHAIGYSSVLMVIYGLVMLLLIYVVFVKNKITFDEVGFILLGAFYVGLGFHYLIETRNYGLEFVVYCLLVVWTTDSGAYFVGRKLGKNKLWPEISPKKTIEGFVGGIVIAVIFAIAMQAIYPFANGYVSLIVITIFASIIGQMGDLVESAIKRHFDVKDSGNILPGHGGILDRFDSLLFVVPLLHFLHLFGS, from the coding sequence TTGAAACAACGAATCATCACAGCAATCATTGCCGCGGCACTGTTTATTCCATTTGTTATTTATGGAAAGGTGCCATTTACACTACTTGTACTAGCAATGGCTGTTGTAGGCTTTTATGAAATACTGAAGATGAAAGGTATTTCGATTTTTTCAGTACCTGGTATGATCGGGTTACTAACGCTTATTATGCTTGTCATACCAAAAGATTGGGCAAATGAGGTAGTACATGCAATCGGCTATTCATCGGTTCTAATGGTTATTTACGGACTGGTCATGCTGTTACTTATTTATGTAGTCTTCGTAAAAAATAAAATTACATTTGATGAAGTTGGCTTTATTTTGCTTGGGGCGTTTTATGTAGGATTAGGTTTCCATTATTTAATCGAAACGCGAAACTATGGTCTTGAATTTGTTGTATATTGTTTACTTGTTGTTTGGACAACAGATTCAGGAGCCTATTTTGTAGGTAGAAAACTAGGTAAAAATAAGCTTTGGCCTGAAATATCACCGAAGAAAACGATTGAAGGCTTTGTTGGTGGGATTGTTATAGCGGTTATTTTTGCTATAGCTATGCAAGCGATTTATCCATTTGCTAACGGTTATGTTTCACTTATTGTGATCACGATTTTTGCTTCGATAATTGGTCAGATGGGCGATTTAGTGGAATCAGCTATCAAGCGCCATTTTGACGTAAAAGATTCAGGCAATATTTTACCAGGACATGGCGGGATTCTAGACCGCTTTGACAGTTTATTATTTGTCGTGCCACTACTGCATTTTTTACATTTATTCGGTAGCTAA
- a CDS encoding isoprenyl transferase, which produces MFKKLLGKQVNMDTLSLEERVALAKSEPIPAHVAIIMDGNGRWAKKRAMPRVAGHHEGMKTVRKVTRFASDLGIKVLTVYAFSTENWKRPKPEVDFLMRLPVEFLGSFLPEMMERNVRVEMIGDPSLLPAHTQKALYEAMEETKHNTGLILNFALNYGSRSEMVSAMKTMLQKVQDGQLTIQDINEECMTAHLMTAHLPEPDLLIRTSGEVRLSNFMLWQLAYTEFWFTDTLWPDFSEENFLEAVENYQKRNRRYGGLKGEETS; this is translated from the coding sequence ATGTTTAAGAAGCTATTAGGTAAACAAGTAAATATGGATACACTATCATTGGAGGAACGTGTTGCCCTTGCGAAAAGCGAGCCGATTCCTGCCCATGTAGCGATTATTATGGACGGAAATGGACGTTGGGCTAAAAAACGTGCCATGCCACGTGTTGCTGGGCACCATGAAGGTATGAAGACGGTACGGAAGGTAACTAGATTTGCATCTGATCTTGGCATAAAAGTATTAACAGTGTATGCGTTCTCTACAGAAAATTGGAAACGGCCAAAGCCTGAAGTCGATTTTCTGATGCGTCTACCTGTAGAATTTTTAGGATCTTTTTTACCGGAAATGATGGAGCGCAATGTGCGAGTTGAAATGATTGGAGATCCGTCACTCTTGCCAGCACATACACAAAAAGCATTGTATGAGGCAATGGAAGAGACGAAGCATAATACAGGGTTAATTTTAAACTTTGCTTTAAATTATGGTAGTCGTTCAGAAATGGTAAGTGCCATGAAAACGATGCTTCAAAAAGTACAGGACGGTCAATTAACTATACAAGACATAAATGAGGAATGTATGACAGCTCATTTAATGACAGCTCATCTACCAGAGCCAGACTTACTCATTCGTACAAGTGGTGAAGTACGATTAAGTAACTTTATGTTATGGCAGCTCGCCTACACAGAATTTTGGTTTACAGATACATTGTGGCCAGATTTTAGCGAGGAAAACTTTCTGGAAGCGGTGGAAAACTATCAAAAACGTAATCGCCGTTACGGTGGGTTGAAGGGAGAAGAAACATCTTGA